DNA sequence from the Paenibacillus physcomitrellae genome:
TCTGCGGGTCCGGCTCATAGCCGGCCGGGCTGCCGATCGACACGTGAACGCCAAGTTTGGCGCCGCCGAGCATCAGCGAATGAGCCATGTTGTTGCCGTCGCCGATGTAAGCGAGCTTCAAGCCTTCCAGCTTGCCTTTGTATTCGTATACGGTCTGGAAGTCCGCCAGCACCTGGCATGGATGCGCCGCATCGCTCAGTCCGTTAATGACCGGAATGTCGGCGTGTTTCGCCAGTTCAATAACGCGGTCATGACCAAACGTGCGGATCATCAGGCCGTCCAGATAGCGGGACATCACGCCGGCCGTGTCGGCGATCGTTTCGCCGCGGCCGAGCTGGATGTCGTTTTTGCTGAGGAACAGGGCATGCCCGCCCAGCTGGTACACCCCAACCTCGAAGGAGATGCGGGTGCGGGTGGAGGATTTTTCAAAAATAAGTCCAACCGTCTTGCCCGCCAGCGGCTGGTAAACCTCGCCGTTCTTCTGCTTGCGCTTCAGCTCGATCGCCAGATCGATCAAATAGCGGATTTCCTCACTGGTGTAGTCCGTCAATTCTATGAAATCGCGCCCCTTCAGGGCGAAGGTTGCTCCTGCTTGCGCCAAACTCATGTTAAACGTCCTCCTGGCTCTGCGCTTCATAAGCGCTGATCACGTTGTACAAAGTCTCCACCGCCTGGTCGACTTCTTCATGCGTCACATAAAGATTCGGCAGCAGGCGGATCACGTTAGGGCCGGCTGTGATGAACAGCAGCTTGTTGGCCTGCCCGGCGAGCACGAGGTCGCCGACCGGACCGGCACATTCGATGCCAACCAGAAGGCCAAGTCCTCTGACTTCCTTCACAAAAGAAAGCCCGGACAGCTTCTGCTCCAGCTGTTCTTTCAAATAAACGCCCATCTCTGCCGCACGATCCGGCAGCCGGTCTTCCTCCATCACTTCGAGGGTCGCCACGATCGCTGATGTCGCCAGCGGCGTACCGCCGAACGTCGAACCATGGCTGCCCGCAGAGAAAGCCTCGCGCAAATAGGCTTTGCCCAGCATCGCTCCCGCAGGGAAACCGCTGGCGATCCCTTTGGCCACCGTAATGATGTCCGGCTGGATGCCGTAATGCTGGTGGGCGAACCATCGCCCAGTCCGGCCCATGCCGGTTTGCACCTCGTCGATGATCAGCAGCAGCCCGTGCTCTTGGCAGAGCCCCGTAATCGTCTGCACAAATTCAGGGGTCACGGCATAAATGCCGCCTTCCGCCTGGACCATCTCCAGCATAATGGCCGCCGTGTTGGGGCCGATCGCCGCTTTCAGCGCTTCTTCATCATGCAGCGGGACCGTTTTGAAGCCTTCCGGAAGAGGCAGGAACCCTTCTTTGACCTTATCCTGGCCCGTAGCCGTCAGCGTAGCGAGCGTCCGTCCGTGAAAAGACTGGTTAAACGTGATGATCTCATAACGTTCTTCGCCTTTTACCTTCTGAAAATAACGCCGCGCCAGCTTGATGGCCGCTTCATTGGCTTCAGCTCCGCTATTGCAGAAGAATGCCGCATCCAAACCGCTGTGCTTCGTGAGCAATTGCGCCGCCTGCTCCTGCAGCGGAAGCTGGTACAGGTTCGAGACGTGCCACAGCTGGTCCAGCTGGTTCTTCAGCTTCTCCTTCACTTTCTCCGGCGCGTGACCCAGATTCGTGACGGCAATGCCGCTCATAAAGTCCAGATAACGGTTGCCTTTGTCGTCCCACAGCCAGCTGCCGTGGCCTTTCACCAGAGCAAGCGGATAACGGCTGTAATTGGGAAAAAGCGCGCTGGGCGCTTCCCCCGTTCCTGCTGCGGCTCCCGCCGCCGGCTGAACTCCGGATGGTGTTATGGTCATTTGGTTCTACCCCTTCCTGAAATGGTTTTATCTACATCCGTCACTATTACATGCGGACAATCCGTGTCCCGATCGGTTCTCCTGCCAGCACACGGCTGAGTACTTTAGGTTCAGAGCCAGGCACGATAACAACCTCCTGCACTTCACCGTGAATGCAGTCAATGGCCGCCCGCACCTTCGGAATCATGCCGCCGTAAATTTCGCCGCTGCCGATCATATCTTCGGTCTGCTGAACGGTAACCACAGGCAGTACCTTCTTCTCGCCGTTAACATTCCGCATAATCCCCGGCACATCGGTAACAACGATCATCTGCTTGACGCCGAGCTGAGACGCCACGGCTCCTGCCGCGGTATCGGCATTGATGTTCAGGCGCTGACCTGCTTCCGTGACGCCAAGCGGCGCCACAACGGGCATATACCCTAGTTCCAGCACACCCTTCAGAATTCCTGCTTCCACCGTGGTTACTTCGCCTACGAGACCCACCTCATGGCTTTGGGCCACCGGTTTGGCCAGCAGCAGCGAACCGTCGCTGCCGGATAAACCAATTGCCTTGCCGCCTGCCGACTGGATGCGGCGGACAATGAGCTTGTTGATGGTACCGGCCAGCACCATTTCGACGACATCCAGCACTTCCTCTGTTGTATAACGCAGCCCGTTCACAAACCTGGTTTCGATACCAAGCTTGGACAAATTGTCCGAGATTGCAGGTCCCCCGCCGTGTACGATAACGGGCTCGAAGCCTTGTCGCTGCAGGGTCCCCAGCTCCTCGAAGAAACTTTCCGGCAGCGCCGCCAGCGTGCTGCCTCCACATTTCATGACGAACATGCCCTTAGGCGAAGCGCTGCCGCTTCCCGTCTGCTGTTTGGTTTGTACGGCCTGACCGGACGACATTAGGCTCATCCTCTTGTTCCCCTCTCTTGGACCCTGTCTCTGCTTCGGCATAGACACGGGAAGGTAATCTAATCTGTAGTTTATAAAAGAATCAAGTCCGATAAGCGGCGTTAATCCGCACATAGTCATAGGTTAAATCGCAGCCCCAGGCCGTTGCCGACCCTTCGCCTCCATGCAAGTTCACAAAAATCTGCACCGTGTCGCCTTTCAAATATTCCAGCGCTGCTTCCTCATCGAAGGCAACCGGCCTGGAGCCATCCAGCACAAGGATCGGCCCGAGCTTGATGTCGACGTTCGACGGATCAATCGGCTCTCCGGCACGTCCGGCGGCCGCGATGATCCGTCCCCAGTTGGCATCGGCGCCGAAGACGGCCGATTTCACGAGGCTGGAGCCGACAATCGTTTTGGCGATGGCTCCTGCCGATGTATCGCTGATACCGCCCTCCACCTGCACTTCGATTAAATGCGTAGCTCCCTCGCCGTCACGCGCAATCTGCTTGGCGAGCAATTCATTGACATAACGGAAGGCTTCCGCAAAAACTTCCCACTGTGGGTGCGACGGAGACAACGGCTCATTCCCTGCCAGGCCGCTGGCCATAACGAGCAGCATGTCATTCGTGCTGGTATCGCCGTCCACCGTAATCATGTTGAAGGTGACGTTCGTGGTGCCTACGAGAAGACTTTGCAGCGCTTCAGGTTCAACGGCCGCGTCGGTCGTAACAAACGCCAGCATGGTGGCCATATTCGGGTGAATCATACCCGAGCCTTTGCAGGCGCCGCCAATGGTTACCTCGTGCCCGTCAATCGTTAGTTTGACGCAGGCGGTCTTTTTCACCAGGTCTGTCGTCAGGATTGCCTGGCTGAACTGCTCCGCCCCGTCAGTACCATAAGCGGCCGCAGCCGGCAGCTTCGAAATGCCGCCGATGACCTTCTCCATGGGGAGGTTCTCCCCGATCACCCCGGTTGAAGCGACGGCAACATCGCCTTCCTCCAAACCAAACACGGAGGCTGCCTCCGCCCGCATCGCGAAAGCATCCTCTTCGCCCTGTTTGCCCGTGCAGGCGTTGGCGTTACCGCTGTTGACGACCACCGCGCGCAGGCGGCGGTCTTTCAGACTATCCCGTGTCACCAGCAGCGGAGCTGCCTGGAACACGTTGGTGGTATATACCGCAGCGGCGACTGCCGGCACTTCGCAGAGAATGACGCCGAGATCGTTGCGGTCGGTTTTTTTCAAACCGCAGTGCAGTCCGCCTGCCTGAAATCCTAACGGAGAAGTGACAGAGCCATCCTCCACCACACTCCAATGCTCAATTGTTCTCATGATTCTCTCCCTCTCGAAGCCTTACGGATATACGGGACTCAGCTGCAGCCCGGTCGTCTCCTCCCAGCCCATCATCAGATTCAAATTCTGGATCGCCTGACCTGCCGCGCCTTTGACGACATTATCAATGACCGAAACGATTGTCAGCCTGCCCGTTCGGGCATCTACGGCAAAGCCGATATCGCAATAATTGGAGCCAAAAACCTCTTTCGTCGCCGGAAACTTCCCAGGCTCCCGCACACGGACAAAAGGCCGACCTTCATAATAATGCCTGTATAAATCAACCAGCTCCTGCTCGGACCGGCTGCCCGTCAGCTTGGCATACATCGTGCTCATGATGCCCCTCGTCATCGGAACGAGATGCGTCGTAAAAGTAACGGTAACCGGGCTGCCCGCCGCAATCGACAAGCCCTGTTCGATCTCCGGAATATGCTGGTGTTTGTTCACTTTGTATACTTTCATGTTCTCGTTGATCTCCGCATAATGCGTCATCAGGCTGGTTCCGCGCCCCGCTCCGGAAACGCCGGACTTGGCATCGATAATGATGCTGCCGGGATCAATCCAGCCTTCCTTAACCGCCGGCAGAAGTCCCAGCAGCGTTGCTGTCGGGTAACATCCCGGATTGGAGACAAAATCAAGGCCCTTCACCTGGGCGCCGTTCTCTTCGCATAAGCCGTATACCGCCTGCTCCAGCAGGCCCGCTGGAGGGGCATCGTGTTTGTACCACTCCTCGTAAACAGCCGCGTCCTTGATCCGGAAATCGCCGGATAGATCAATGACTTTCAAGCCCTCTGCCAGGAGCTGCGGCACCAGCTTGCCGCTGACGCCGGAAGGCGTTGCCGTAAACACCACGTCCGCCTTGGACTTGATCAGCGCCGGATCAACGCCGTCCAGGCGCTGCACCAGAAGTTCGGACAGATGCGGAAATCCTTCGGTAATCGATTCGCCCGCATTCGAAGACGAGATGACCGAGGTAATTTCAACGTTTGGATGATTCAGTAAAAAACGAATCAGTTCCACCCCTCCATACCCGGTGGAACCGACAATGGCTGCTTTCACTTTGTTTGACTCTGTCAACCTGTATCCCCCGCTTTCGTGCTTTGGCTGCTATAGAAGTAACATTGTAGAATTCATGAGGAGCGAGTACGCCAGCATGTTTTCTTCAATTCATCTTATATAGCCGTTATTAATTAAATATTCATGGCCGATAACATTTATGAATTATTATACATTCAGGGTTATATAAATACAATGGTTTGGGCACAATTTAATAATTTGTCCTATTGTTGCTATCCTTTATACATAAAAAAGCCCTCAAGACTTGGCCTGAGGGCTTTGAAGCTTTTTACGTGAGGAGCTTTTACGTGAGGAGCTTTTTCCGTTTGAAGCTTTTTCCATGTGGAGCATTTCCGCGATGCGCTTCCGTGATGCTTTTTCCGTGTTCTGTATGAGGCTTTTTCCGCATGAAGCTGGCGCTTCCCCTGGATTACCTGCGCGTCTAACGTAACTCTAACGAATAATAACGTTTATCCGTTTATCGGGATCGAACTATTCGGCTGCTTGCGCTGCTTCTACTGTTCGTGCCCCAGCCTTCTCCGGATGTAAGGGGATACTGAAGCATTTGACCAGCGTTGTTCCATTGAGCATTTCCTTCTCCGGTGTCCGTACGAAACCGAGATGCTCGTATAAACGGATCGCTGGAGCCATCAGATCGGAGGAATGCAGATACAGCATCTCGCCGCCAAGCTGCCTGGAGCGCTCGATGCTTTCGCGGATCAGCAGGGTTGCGACCCCCCGTCCTCTGGCTTGTGGAGAGGTCGCAAGCAGACGAATGATGGGATCCTGGATGTTCAGATCTGAACGGCCGTAGGCGACTTCGGAATCCAGAAACATCTGCACACTGCCTACAATCTCCCCATTCAGCTCAGCAACGATTCGGGCCACAGGCCCTTCCTTGTATACAGAATCGCGAATGCTCTCCCGGTAGGCGAGCCAACGTTCTCCAGCCATGACCTCTTCATATTGGCCGTAAGCCTCCAGCAATAAGCGCTCAATATTCGGTTGGTCTTCCTCCTGGGCATCTCGAATGACGATGGCATCTTTCTCAGCCTGGTGGATCTGCTTGTCTTGCTCGTTTGCCATGTTCGTGCCTCCTTCTTTTTATATTGGAAAAATGGTCCCGTTTCCGTATCAATTCATTAAATTCCTATATGTTAAATATGAATTATGATGTGTGTTTACTTTATCTCTCCACCATTCTGGAGTCAATGCATCCGTTAATTGAGATGCCCTATAGTTCAATAGAACTTTTTAATAAAAACACCCGCAAAACATTCCTCCAGAAGAAACCGGCGAAACCGGAAGCTCCCGGGGGAAATGCCTAGCGGGGGTGATTAGACTGTTCATTAAAACTATTGATTAAACTGTTTCATGAGAAACGGTTCATAAACCGTTTGTGAATCGGTGTCTGTCTTATGCTTTAATTTTGCTTGGTCTTGTTAATTCTGCTCGGTTTTGTTAATTCTGCTCAACCTTGATTTGGCTGCGCAAATATCCGTCAATAAACGGATCCAGGTCGCCGTCCATTACAGCGCCTACGTTGCCTGTCTCCACACTGGTCCGGTGATCTTTAACCATACTGTAAGGATGGAAAACGTAAGAACGGATTTGGCTGCCCCAGGCGATGTCGGACTGCTCGCCGCGGATTTCGGCCAGTTCTTTCTGCTGCTCTTCAATCTTGCGTTCATAGAGCTTGGAACGGAGCATCGTCATGGCGCGCTCGCGGTTCTTGATCTGGGAGCGTTCGTTCTGGCACGTTACCACGATACCGGTCGGAATATGCGTGATCCGAACGGCCGAGTCGGTCGTATTGATGTGCTGACCGCCGGCGCCGCTGGCGCGGTACGTATCGATTTTTAAATCCTCGGTGCGAATGTCAATTTCAACATCATCGGAAATTTCCGGCACAACGTCGCAGGACACAAACGAAGTGTGGCGTCTTCCTGAAGAGTCAAAAGGCGAGATGCGGACGAGCCGGTGTACGCCTTTTTCCGCTTTCAGGTAGCCGTAGGCATTGTAACCTTTGATCAGCAGCGTAACGCTTTTGATGCCGGCTTCGTCACCAGGCAGATAGTCCAGCGTCTCCACTTTGAAGCCGCGTTTCTCGGCCCAGCGGGTGTACATCCGCAGCAGCATCGAACCCCAGTCCTGGGATTCCGTGCCGCCCGCGCCCGGGTGGAGCTCGAGAATCGCGTTCATTTTATCGTAAGGCTGGTTCAGCAGCAGCTGCAGCTCAAACGTGTTCAGCTTCTCAACCAGCTCCTGTACGGAGGCTTTGATGTCTGCTTCCAGCGATTCGTCGCCTTCCTCTTCAGCCAGCTCGATCATCACCGTAATATCGTCATACTCCTGCTGCAGGCGGGAATACTGATCCACGGACGATTTGACCGCATTCATCTCATTGATGACCTGCTGAGCCGCATCGTTGTCGTCCCAGAAAT
Encoded proteins:
- the argF gene encoding ornithine carbamoyltransferase, producing the protein MSLAQAGATFALKGRDFIELTDYTSEEIRYLIDLAIELKRKQKNGEVYQPLAGKTVGLIFEKSSTRTRISFEVGVYQLGGHALFLSKNDIQLGRGETIADTAGVMSRYLDGLMIRTFGHDRVIELAKHADIPVINGLSDAAHPCQVLADFQTVYEYKGKLEGLKLAYIGDGNNMAHSLMLGGAKLGVHVSIGSPAGYEPDPQIVAQAREIAAATGAVIEVVGDPAAAVKDADVIYTDVWASMGFEEEQKVREAAFAAYQVNEELAALAKPDYLFMHCLPAHRGEEVSEGVIDGKHSIIFDQAENRLHAQKALMAALIG
- a CDS encoding acetylornithine transaminase gives rise to the protein MTITPSGVQPAAGAAAGTGEAPSALFPNYSRYPLALVKGHGSWLWDDKGNRYLDFMSGIAVTNLGHAPEKVKEKLKNQLDQLWHVSNLYQLPLQEQAAQLLTKHSGLDAAFFCNSGAEANEAAIKLARRYFQKVKGEERYEIITFNQSFHGRTLATLTATGQDKVKEGFLPLPEGFKTVPLHDEEALKAAIGPNTAAIMLEMVQAEGGIYAVTPEFVQTITGLCQEHGLLLIIDEVQTGMGRTGRWFAHQHYGIQPDIITVAKGIASGFPAGAMLGKAYLREAFSAGSHGSTFGGTPLATSAIVATLEVMEEDRLPDRAAEMGVYLKEQLEQKLSGLSFVKEVRGLGLLVGIECAGPVGDLVLAGQANKLLFITAGPNVIRLLPNLYVTHEEVDQAVETLYNVISAYEAQSQEDV
- the argB gene encoding acetylglutamate kinase, which codes for MFVMKCGGSTLAALPESFFEELGTLQRQGFEPVIVHGGGPAISDNLSKLGIETRFVNGLRYTTEEVLDVVEMVLAGTINKLIVRRIQSAGGKAIGLSGSDGSLLLAKPVAQSHEVGLVGEVTTVEAGILKGVLELGYMPVVAPLGVTEAGQRLNINADTAAGAVASQLGVKQMIVVTDVPGIMRNVNGEKKVLPVVTVQQTEDMIGSGEIYGGMIPKVRAAIDCIHGEVQEVVIVPGSEPKVLSRVLAGEPIGTRIVRM
- the argJ gene encoding bifunctional glutamate N-acetyltransferase/amino-acid acetyltransferase ArgJ, yielding MRTIEHWSVVEDGSVTSPLGFQAGGLHCGLKKTDRNDLGVILCEVPAVAAAVYTTNVFQAAPLLVTRDSLKDRRLRAVVVNSGNANACTGKQGEEDAFAMRAEAASVFGLEEGDVAVASTGVIGENLPMEKVIGGISKLPAAAAYGTDGAEQFSQAILTTDLVKKTACVKLTIDGHEVTIGGACKGSGMIHPNMATMLAFVTTDAAVEPEALQSLLVGTTNVTFNMITVDGDTSTNDMLLVMASGLAGNEPLSPSHPQWEVFAEAFRYVNELLAKQIARDGEGATHLIEVQVEGGISDTSAGAIAKTIVGSSLVKSAVFGADANWGRIIAAAGRAGEPIDPSNVDIKLGPILVLDGSRPVAFDEEAALEYLKGDTVQIFVNLHGGEGSATAWGCDLTYDYVRINAAYRT
- the argC gene encoding N-acetyl-gamma-glutamyl-phosphate reductase, translating into MTESNKVKAAIVGSTGYGGVELIRFLLNHPNVEITSVISSSNAGESITEGFPHLSELLVQRLDGVDPALIKSKADVVFTATPSGVSGKLVPQLLAEGLKVIDLSGDFRIKDAAVYEEWYKHDAPPAGLLEQAVYGLCEENGAQVKGLDFVSNPGCYPTATLLGLLPAVKEGWIDPGSIIIDAKSGVSGAGRGTSLMTHYAEINENMKVYKVNKHQHIPEIEQGLSIAAGSPVTVTFTTHLVPMTRGIMSTMYAKLTGSRSEQELVDLYRHYYEGRPFVRVREPGKFPATKEVFGSNYCDIGFAVDARTGRLTIVSVIDNVVKGAAGQAIQNLNLMMGWEETTGLQLSPVYP
- a CDS encoding GNAT family N-acetyltransferase, producing the protein MANEQDKQIHQAEKDAIVIRDAQEEDQPNIERLLLEAYGQYEEVMAGERWLAYRESIRDSVYKEGPVARIVAELNGEIVGSVQMFLDSEVAYGRSDLNIQDPIIRLLATSPQARGRGVATLLIRESIERSRQLGGEMLYLHSSDLMAPAIRLYEHLGFVRTPEKEMLNGTTLVKCFSIPLHPEKAGARTVEAAQAAE
- the prfB gene encoding peptide chain release factor 2 (programmed frameshift) translates to MNDVSIKQDLREVSKKLTNLRGSLDLDLKQEMIANFEEKMAAPDFWDDNDAAQQVINEMNAVKSSVDQYSRLQQEYDDITVMIELAEEEGDESLEADIKASVQELVEKLNTFELQLLLNQPYDKMNAILELHPGAGGTESQDWGSMLLRMYTRWAEKRGFKVETLDYLPGDEAGIKSVTLLIKGYNAYGYLKAEKGVHRLVRISPFDSSGRRHTSFVSCDVVPEISDDVEIDIRTEDLKIDTYRASGAGGQHINTTDSAVRITHIPTGIVVTCQNERSQIKNRERAMTMLRSKLYERKIEEQQKELAEIRGEQSDIAWGSQIRSYVFHPYSMVKDHRTSVETGNVGAVMDGDLDPFIDGYLRSQIKVEQN